A genomic stretch from Empedobacter stercoris includes:
- a CDS encoding DEAD/DEAH box helicase, with protein MKATFADFELTKQLNSALEKLNITTPTPIQEKSFRPILSGRDIMGIAQTGTGKTLAYLLPLLNTYQFSKTNQPKIVILVPTRELVVQVTDILEQLTEFINVRVLGIYGGVNINTQKLLVYEGVDILVGTPGRVLDLAIDNILSFKEMKKLVVDEFDEMLSLGFRPQLIHLFTMMSDKRQNILFSATMTDQVDDMLHEYFKNPVEISLARSGTPLEKIAQAAIAVENFNTKLNLVSYQLEDKAKFEKVLIFANNKKHADLIFNHLDEIYPDEFGVIHSNKSQNYRLRTMEAFSRDEYRGIITTDIMARGLDIPDVTHVINFEIPDVPEQYIHRIGRTGRADKKGEAISYFSEKEIERLDAIEELMNKEIDVLPFPEDKVKINPVKREFEKEVVKMKALTTVKIEERGAAFHEKKDKNKKVNLGGPTKRKPPKSKPKNRGQQKQKAKARKKGK; from the coding sequence TACATTCGCGGATTTCGAATTAACAAAACAATTGAATTCAGCTTTAGAAAAGTTGAATATCACAACCCCTACTCCAATACAAGAAAAATCGTTCAGACCGATTCTTTCTGGACGTGATATAATGGGTATTGCACAAACAGGTACAGGTAAAACATTGGCTTATTTATTGCCTTTGCTGAATACCTATCAATTTTCTAAAACAAATCAACCAAAGATTGTTATTCTGGTTCCGACTCGCGAATTAGTGGTTCAGGTGACTGATATTTTAGAACAATTAACTGAGTTTATCAATGTTCGTGTGCTTGGTATTTATGGAGGTGTTAACATTAACACACAAAAATTATTGGTCTACGAAGGTGTCGATATTTTGGTTGGAACACCAGGACGTGTATTGGATTTAGCGATTGACAATATTTTATCATTCAAAGAAATGAAAAAATTAGTGGTGGATGAATTTGACGAAATGTTAAGTTTAGGTTTTCGCCCGCAATTGATTCATTTGTTTACCATGATGAGTGATAAACGTCAAAACATTCTATTTTCTGCAACAATGACTGATCAAGTTGATGATATGTTGCATGAATACTTTAAAAATCCTGTCGAAATTTCTTTAGCTCGTTCGGGAACACCATTAGAAAAAATAGCTCAAGCAGCTATTGCAGTAGAAAATTTCAATACGAAATTAAATTTAGTTAGCTATCAATTAGAAGATAAAGCAAAATTTGAAAAAGTTTTGATTTTTGCAAACAATAAGAAACATGCAGATTTAATCTTTAATCATTTAGACGAAATTTATCCTGATGAATTTGGTGTTATACATTCGAATAAATCGCAAAATTATCGTTTGAGAACGATGGAAGCTTTTTCTCGAGATGAATATCGTGGTATTATTACAACTGATATTATGGCGCGTGGATTAGATATTCCTGATGTAACCCATGTTATCAACTTTGAAATTCCTGATGTACCAGAACAATATATTCATCGAATTGGACGTACAGGTCGTGCAGATAAAAAAGGTGAAGCTATTTCTTATTTTTCTGAAAAAGAAATTGAACGATTAGATGCTATTGAAGAATTGATGAACAAAGAGATTGATGTACTTCCCTTCCCTGAAGACAAAGTAAAAATTAATCCTGTAAAACGTGAATTCGAAAAAGAAGTTGTAAAAATGAAAGCGCTTACAACTGTAAAAATTGAAGAGCGTGGCGCTGCTTTTCACGAGAAAAAAGATAAAAATAAAAAGGTGAATTTAGGTGGTCCTACAAAACGTAAGCCACCAAAATCTAAACCTAAAAATCGTGGTCAGCAAAAACAAAAAGCAAAAGCACGTAAAAAAGGAAAATAA
- the msrA gene encoding peptide-methionine (S)-S-oxide reductase MsrA, giving the protein MSKEVAVLGAGCFWCVEGIFNSINGVEKAISGFAGGDVENPTYRQVCDTETNHAEVVEVTFDNEVISYEELLEIFWNIHNPTQLNRQGNDVGTQYRSSIFYTSEEQKKQAENSLKKFDNGTLYEDKFVTTIEPLDQFWPAEDYHQGYYNENPDQPYCSAVVGPKIAKFKSKFKQILK; this is encoded by the coding sequence ATGAGTAAAGAAGTAGCAGTTTTAGGAGCTGGTTGTTTTTGGTGTGTCGAAGGAATATTTAATTCGATCAATGGAGTTGAGAAGGCTATTTCTGGATTCGCAGGAGGCGATGTAGAAAATCCAACTTATCGTCAAGTTTGCGATACAGAAACCAATCATGCTGAGGTAGTTGAAGTAACTTTTGATAATGAAGTCATTTCGTATGAAGAATTATTAGAAATTTTTTGGAATATTCATAATCCAACGCAATTAAATAGACAAGGAAATGATGTTGGTACACAATATCGTTCGAGTATTTTTTACACATCAGAAGAACAGAAAAAACAAGCAGAAAATTCGTTGAAGAAGTTCGATAACGGAACTTTATATGAGGATAAATTCGTTACAACAATTGAGCCTTTAGATCAATTTTGGCCAGCCGAAGATTATCACCAAGGTTATTATAACGAAAATCCCGATCAGCCTTATTGTTCGGCTGTAGTTGGACCAAAAATAGCCAAATTTAAATCAAAATTCAAACAGATTTTAAAATAA
- a CDS encoding type I restriction endonuclease subunit R gives MSTHYNEQALESSIEKYLVGVSLEDLKNEGKSLSVFNEENQVYITANKYYIGSPSDFDKRYAIDTTCFWDFLENTQKLELEKLKVSPDWQLKILERFERMIKKKGLLHLLKKGLDVDNAHFTLFYEAPSASSAQSIKDNFKKNQFSVTRQLRYSTVNTGEEIDMVIFINGLPFCTIELKNPWTGQTAAVQGIHQYKHTRDFKQPLLEFGRCLVHFAVDTDEVYMTTKLQGKDTFFLPFNKGNNLGKGNPVNPNGHKSAYLWEEVFQKENIAKIIQHFMLLEGADKDPLSKKFYIFPRYHQLDVVSKLIDDVQTNGVGGTYLIQHSAGSGKSNSITWAAFQLIELENTDGNPMFDSVIVVTDRRILDKQLRDNIKSFSDIKNIIGAAYSSNDLKLALEGGKRVIITTIQKFPFVIDNVDEMGDKRFAVIIDEAHSSQGGTAADKMNQVLGKLETNEEGEVDGQDLIIRAMEARKMRSNASYFAFTATPKNATLERFGVKQDDGSFLPFHLYSMKQAIEEGFILDVLSNYTTYRSYFQLQKSIEDDPEFNTKKAQQKLKAFVERDERTIEAKARIMLDHFVQQIYDRKLLKGKAKAMVVTQSIESAIRYYKEIKKILAEKNNPFKVVVAFSGTKMINGVEHTESGMNGFPDTETKDKFDTDEYKILVVANKYLTGFDQPKLTAMYVDKKLQGVLCVQALSRLNRSNPKLGKKTEDLFVLDFFNDSEDIKRSFDPYYTSTSLSKATDVNVLHELKEELDDSGVYEWYEVEDFNTRFFKGEPAESLSPIIDVAAQRFNKELELNDDQKADLKIKAKQFVKVYGQVAAIIPFEKLEWEKLFWFAKFLIPKMIVKRKEDEILDELLESVDLATYGIERVKLNEKLDLDDNETSLDATGNLPRGAHADDDKARLEEIIRDFNERWFANWDATPEDKRQLFFTFTDKVVTHPDYETKYLNNPDEHTKQLAYKKIFDEVALSMRKFQIEFAKKLTDEHFKQDMLNSTQRFLRR, from the coding sequence ATGTCAACTCACTATAACGAACAAGCACTAGAATCTTCAATCGAAAAATACCTTGTTGGTGTTTCCTTGGAAGATTTAAAAAACGAAGGTAAATCCTTATCCGTATTTAACGAGGAAAATCAAGTCTATATTACTGCAAACAAATATTATATTGGTTCACCAAGTGATTTTGATAAACGATATGCAATTGACACAACTTGTTTCTGGGATTTTTTAGAAAATACACAGAAATTAGAATTAGAAAAATTAAAAGTTTCTCCAGATTGGCAATTAAAAATCTTGGAACGTTTCGAGCGAATGATCAAGAAAAAAGGATTGTTGCATCTACTTAAAAAAGGTTTAGATGTCGACAATGCTCACTTCACTTTATTCTACGAAGCTCCAAGTGCAAGTAGTGCCCAATCGATCAAAGATAACTTCAAGAAAAATCAGTTTTCTGTAACACGTCAATTAAGATATTCTACTGTTAACACAGGAGAAGAAATTGATATGGTAATTTTTATCAACGGTTTACCCTTTTGTACGATAGAACTTAAAAATCCTTGGACAGGTCAAACTGCTGCTGTACAAGGCATACATCAATACAAACATACAAGAGATTTCAAACAACCATTATTAGAATTTGGTCGTTGCTTAGTTCATTTCGCTGTAGATACAGACGAAGTGTATATGACGACGAAATTACAAGGTAAAGACACGTTTTTCTTACCTTTCAATAAAGGAAATAACTTAGGGAAAGGAAATCCTGTAAATCCAAATGGTCACAAGTCAGCTTATTTGTGGGAAGAAGTTTTTCAAAAAGAAAATATTGCCAAAATTATTCAACATTTTATGTTGTTGGAAGGTGCTGACAAAGATCCATTAAGTAAAAAGTTTTATATTTTTCCTCGTTATCATCAGTTGGATGTGGTATCCAAATTAATTGATGATGTACAAACTAATGGTGTAGGAGGAACTTATCTTATCCAACATTCAGCTGGATCGGGTAAATCTAATTCGATCACTTGGGCAGCATTTCAACTGATAGAGTTAGAAAATACTGATGGTAATCCAATGTTTGATTCTGTTATTGTGGTAACCGACAGACGTATATTAGATAAACAACTGAGAGATAATATTAAGAGCTTCTCAGATATTAAAAATATTATTGGAGCTGCTTACTCATCTAATGATTTAAAATTAGCTTTAGAAGGTGGAAAACGAGTTATTATTACAACCATCCAAAAATTCCCTTTTGTAATTGATAATGTTGATGAAATGGGAGATAAACGTTTCGCTGTAATTATAGATGAAGCACATTCATCACAAGGTGGAACCGCTGCGGATAAGATGAACCAAGTTCTGGGGAAACTAGAAACCAATGAAGAAGGTGAAGTAGATGGACAAGATTTAATTATTCGTGCAATGGAAGCTAGAAAAATGAGATCTAATGCATCCTACTTTGCTTTTACAGCAACGCCTAAAAATGCGACTTTAGAACGATTTGGGGTTAAACAGGATGATGGGTCGTTTTTACCATTTCATTTGTATTCAATGAAACAAGCAATAGAAGAAGGTTTTATCTTGGATGTTTTATCTAATTATACAACATACAGAAGTTATTTTCAACTTCAGAAATCTATCGAAGATGATCCTGAATTTAATACAAAAAAAGCGCAACAAAAATTGAAAGCTTTTGTAGAACGTGACGAACGTACTATAGAAGCGAAAGCAAGAATTATGCTAGATCATTTTGTACAACAAATTTATGATCGAAAATTATTAAAAGGGAAAGCGAAAGCAATGGTTGTAACACAAAGCATTGAGTCAGCTATTCGATATTACAAAGAGATCAAGAAAATTTTAGCAGAAAAAAACAATCCATTCAAAGTGGTCGTTGCATTTTCTGGAACAAAAATGATTAATGGTGTTGAACATACTGAGTCTGGAATGAATGGATTCCCTGATACGGAAACGAAAGATAAATTTGACACAGATGAGTACAAGATATTAGTTGTTGCGAATAAATACCTTACAGGATTTGATCAACCTAAATTAACTGCCATGTATGTAGATAAGAAACTACAAGGAGTTTTATGCGTACAGGCTTTATCGCGTTTAAACCGTTCGAATCCAAAATTGGGTAAGAAAACAGAAGATTTATTTGTGTTGGATTTCTTTAATGACTCGGAAGATATCAAACGATCATTTGATCCGTATTATACCTCAACATCGTTGTCAAAAGCAACTGATGTGAATGTATTACACGAATTGAAAGAAGAACTTGATGATTCTGGAGTTTATGAATGGTACGAAGTGGAAGATTTTAATACCAGATTTTTTAAAGGTGAACCAGCAGAATCACTAAGCCCAATAATTGATGTTGCTGCTCAACGTTTTAATAAAGAATTAGAATTAAACGATGATCAAAAAGCTGATTTAAAAATTAAAGCCAAGCAATTTGTTAAGGTGTATGGGCAGGTAGCGGCTATTATTCCGTTCGAAAAATTGGAATGGGAAAAATTATTTTGGTTTGCCAAATTTTTAATTCCTAAAATGATTGTAAAGCGCAAGGAAGACGAAATACTGGACGAATTGCTAGAATCTGTTGATCTTGCAACTTATGGTATTGAACGAGTTAAATTGAATGAAAAATTAGATCTTGATGATAACGAAACTTCTTTAGATGCAACTGGCAATTTACCACGAGGTGCGCATGCTGATGATGATAAAGCTAGACTAGAAGAAATTATTCGTGATTTTAACGAACGTTGGTTTGCGAACTGGGATGCTACCCCAGAAGATAAACGTCAATTATTCTTTACATTTACAGATAAAGTTGTAACTCATCCAGACTACGAAACAAAATATCTTAATAATCCAGATGAGCATACCAAACAATTGGCGTATAAAAAGATATTTGATGAGGTTGCATTAAGTATGCGTAAATTTCAAATAGAGTTTGCGAAGAAATTAACTGATGAGCATTTCAAGCAGGATATGCTGAATAGTACACAAAGATTTTTAAGAAGATAA
- a CDS encoding restriction endonuclease subunit S, translating to MQTYEQYKESSIDWIGTIPEHWECKRLGNWFEERRKKVSDKDFEPLSVTKNGIVPQLDSAAKSNDGDNRKLVIAGDFVINSRSDRKGSSGLSYLDGSVSLINIVMKPRGIYPKFSEFLLKSNGFIEEFYRNGHGIVADLWTTRYDEMKFIFLAIPPIHEQEAIANFLDEKTAKIDALVQTKEQQIEKLKELRQAKIHQAVTKGLDANAPTKNSGVEWIGEIPAHWEVKKVKEICTMNGRIGFRGYSQSDLVSEGEGAITISPSNIVENQMFFEKNTYLSWEKYFESPEIMVSNDDILIVKTGSTVGKVGIVKNLDIEATINPQLLVIKNIKANIQFTYEYLHSNIFYDFVKSNAIGSTIPTISETKIGNLPFINPPIQEQEQIVAYLDEVTGKIDQAIAQKQEQITKLKEYKQSLINDVVTGKVKVC from the coding sequence ATGCAAACATACGAACAGTACAAAGAAAGTAGTATCGACTGGATTGGAACAATTCCTGAGCATTGGGAATGTAAACGTTTAGGTAACTGGTTTGAAGAGAGAAGAAAAAAAGTTTCAGATAAAGATTTTGAACCATTATCAGTAACTAAAAATGGTATTGTTCCACAACTTGATAGCGCTGCAAAATCAAATGATGGTGATAACCGTAAATTGGTAATTGCAGGTGATTTTGTAATCAATAGCCGATCTGACAGAAAAGGATCAAGTGGTCTTTCATATTTAGATGGTTCAGTTTCATTAATTAATATTGTGATGAAACCAAGGGGGATTTACCCTAAGTTTTCTGAGTTCTTATTAAAATCAAATGGTTTTATTGAAGAATTCTACAGAAATGGTCACGGTATTGTTGCTGATCTTTGGACAACAAGATACGATGAAATGAAGTTCATTTTTTTGGCTATCCCCCCAATCCACGAACAAGAAGCCATTGCGAATTTCTTAGACGAAAAAACAGCGAAAATTGATGCGTTGGTTCAAACCAAAGAACAACAAATAGAAAAGCTTAAAGAACTGCGCCAAGCCAAAATTCATCAAGCCGTAACCAAAGGTTTAGATGCCAATGCACCGACAAAAAATTCGGGTGTAGAATGGATTGGTGAAATTCCAGCGCATTGGGAGGTGAAAAAAGTAAAAGAAATTTGTACAATGAATGGTAGAATTGGTTTTAGAGGGTATAGCCAATCTGATTTAGTTTCTGAAGGTGAAGGTGCAATCACAATTAGTCCAAGTAATATTGTTGAAAATCAAATGTTTTTTGAAAAAAACACTTACTTATCTTGGGAAAAGTATTTTGAATCACCTGAAATTATGGTGTCAAATGATGACATTTTAATAGTCAAAACAGGTTCAACTGTGGGTAAAGTAGGAATAGTAAAAAATCTTGATATTGAAGCAACAATAAATCCTCAATTATTGGTTATTAAGAATATAAAGGCAAATATCCAGTTTACATATGAATATTTACATTCTAACATTTTCTATGACTTTGTTAAATCAAATGCTATAGGAAGTACTATTCCAACTATTTCGGAAACAAAGATTGGGAATCTACCTTTTATTAATCCCCCAATCCAAGAACAAGAACAAATCGTTGCGTATTTGGATGAAGTCACAGGAAAAATAGACCAAGCCATTGCCCAAAAACAAGAACAAATAACCAAACTAAAAGAATACAAACAAAGTTTAATTAACGACGTGGTTACGGGGAAAGTTAAGGTTTGTTAA
- a CDS encoding type I restriction-modification system subunit M — MNHQSHNKLVSFIWSIADDCLRDVYVRGKYRDVILPFVVLRRIDSLLEPTKDKVLEEVKFQREELGQVELDPQGLRDASGYVFYNTSTWTMEKLKGTATNSQQKLIANFEEYLNGFSSNVKEIIEKFNLVAQVRHMASKDVLLDVLEKFTSPYINLTPLEVKDPEGRLLPSLSNLGMGYVFEELIRKFNEENNEEAGEHFTPREVIQLMTAMVFEPIKDKLPPVITIYDPCCGSGGMLSESENFLIEDSGISYAGDIYLYGKEINDETYAICKSDMMIKGKNPENIRVGSTLSTNEFSGEKFDFMLSNPPYGKSWASEVKYIKDGKDVIDTRFQFKLKDYWGNWEVVDATPRTSDGQLLFLMEMVDKMKAPTANKIGSKIASVHNGSSLFTGDAGSGESNIRRYIIENDLLDAIVQLPNNMFYNTGITTYIWLLNNNKPKERQGSVQLLDANNLFQKLRKNLGSKNCELTPSQIQEIAQAYLDNLEETKEGSELKIKRFKNTDFGYYKVNIERPKRLRSQFTKEALVTLRFDKALATPMQLIYDTYGDLAYVDLSSKIDEIAKRAEKEDWGLNKKQIAKLVDPATWQKPKAIYDAALALWNHVGDDIFMDFNAFSSLVDDVVKKHKLNLSAAEKKAILNAISTYDATAEKVIKKVEKLSGDKLNQLLDKLGCTVDELPFFGYYPTAKAGEFITYETESDLRDSEQISLNEEILTYFQREVIPHVEEAWINLDSVKIGYEISFNKYFYQHTPLRAIEAITADLLALEEQGDGLLAEILKY; from the coding sequence ATGAATCATCAATCACATAATAAATTAGTTAGCTTTATCTGGTCGATTGCAGACGATTGTTTGCGCGACGTATATGTACGAGGAAAATATCGCGATGTAATTTTACCATTCGTTGTTTTGCGTCGTATCGACTCGCTTTTAGAGCCAACAAAAGATAAAGTTCTTGAAGAAGTAAAATTCCAGCGAGAAGAGTTGGGGCAAGTAGAATTAGATCCACAAGGATTAAGAGATGCATCTGGTTATGTATTTTATAATACTTCTACTTGGACAATGGAAAAATTGAAAGGTACAGCAACCAATTCTCAACAAAAATTGATCGCTAATTTTGAAGAATATTTGAATGGATTTTCATCCAATGTCAAGGAAATTATCGAGAAATTCAATTTAGTTGCTCAGGTGCGCCATATGGCTTCTAAAGATGTTTTATTAGATGTTTTAGAGAAGTTTACTTCACCATATATCAACCTAACTCCTTTAGAAGTAAAGGATCCAGAAGGTCGTTTGTTACCCTCTTTATCAAATCTTGGTATGGGTTATGTGTTCGAAGAATTGATTCGTAAATTCAATGAAGAGAATAACGAAGAAGCTGGGGAACACTTTACACCACGTGAAGTAATTCAGTTGATGACTGCTATGGTTTTCGAACCAATCAAAGATAAATTACCTCCTGTTATTACGATTTATGATCCATGTTGTGGTTCTGGAGGAATGCTTTCAGAATCAGAAAATTTCTTAATCGAAGATAGTGGAATTAGTTATGCTGGTGATATTTATCTGTACGGAAAAGAAATCAATGATGAAACCTACGCGATCTGTAAATCGGATATGATGATTAAAGGGAAGAACCCAGAAAATATTCGTGTAGGTTCTACTTTATCCACGAATGAATTCTCGGGAGAGAAATTTGATTTTATGTTATCTAATCCACCTTATGGTAAATCGTGGGCTTCAGAAGTAAAATACATCAAGGATGGTAAAGACGTCATTGATACTCGTTTCCAATTCAAATTAAAAGATTACTGGGGAAATTGGGAAGTAGTGGATGCAACGCCACGAACTTCGGACGGACAATTACTGTTTTTAATGGAAATGGTGGATAAAATGAAAGCACCAACTGCCAATAAAATCGGAAGTAAAATTGCATCTGTTCACAACGGTTCGTCTTTATTTACTGGTGATGCAGGTTCGGGTGAATCGAATATTCGACGTTACATTATTGAGAATGATTTATTAGATGCCATCGTACAATTACCCAATAATATGTTCTATAACACGGGGATTACAACGTATATCTGGTTATTGAACAATAATAAACCAAAAGAACGTCAGGGATCTGTGCAATTGTTAGATGCAAATAATTTATTTCAGAAATTACGTAAAAATTTAGGTTCTAAAAACTGTGAATTAACGCCATCACAAATTCAAGAAATTGCTCAAGCTTATTTAGATAACTTAGAGGAAACGAAAGAAGGTTCTGAATTAAAAATCAAACGTTTTAAAAATACGGATTTTGGTTATTACAAAGTAAACATCGAGCGTCCAAAACGTTTACGCTCTCAGTTTACGAAAGAAGCTTTAGTAACTTTACGTTTCGATAAAGCTTTGGCTACGCCAATGCAATTAATTTACGATACTTACGGTGATTTAGCGTATGTAGATTTATCATCGAAAATTGATGAAATTGCTAAACGCGCCGAAAAAGAAGATTGGGGTTTAAATAAAAAACAGATTGCGAAGTTAGTTGATCCTGCCACTTGGCAAAAACCAAAAGCTATTTACGATGCTGCGCTAGCTTTATGGAATCACGTTGGTGATGATATTTTTATGGATTTTAACGCCTTTAGTTCGTTAGTGGATGATGTTGTTAAGAAACACAAATTAAATCTTTCAGCAGCTGAGAAAAAGGCGATCTTAAACGCCATTTCTACTTACGATGCAACAGCTGAAAAAGTAATTAAAAAAGTTGAAAAACTTTCTGGTGACAAGTTAAACCAATTGCTTGATAAATTAGGATGTACGGTGGATGAATTACCATTCTTTGGCTATTACCCAACGGCTAAAGCAGGTGAATTTATTACTTACGAAACCGAATCTGATTTACGCGATAGTGAACAAATTTCGCTAAACGAAGAAATCTTAACGTATTTCCAACGCGAAGTAATTCCTCACGTAGAAGAAGCATGGATCAACCTCGATTCGGTTAAAATTGGGTACGAAATTTCGTTTAACAAATACTTCTACCAACACACACCTTTGCGTGCAATAGAAGCCATTACAGCCGATTTATTAGCTTTAGAAGAGCAAGGGGATGGTTTATTGGCAGAAATCCTAAAATATTAA
- a CDS encoding site-specific integrase produces MINYQLKSKDTEKAQPVYAYITGVFNKSNDRLKLSIGKTINPDDFGKKGENYRYNSQLIKTSKKPSVLVFKRALEDFESAVSKVESYFMGVDLIPSKDQFKEKLLQNLGREKKVVDKKSDEILVTDFIEDYIEESKELVRKGQKKLADSSMRKYIQVNTHVKNYQEFIEKKIYVHELSYDVFVSMIDILNKIAIGQIKLKVNHQKSKSRITNEEGYSLNTLNTFTSRLKYMLGEARIRGYHLHPTLHLDDKRLVIGACKGSKDFYFDEDLLYKIYNHQALTKPTQHAKDYIMLASTTGMRHQSVSLLHGQQPQPITTPSGVEFFGVKNISNKTGIKLLSPLMKPALEVYDRLGEFPKYESVTTITRQIRALLTEMKVNDKVTLERTIYGVGKVNEVKKMTQVASSHVCRASFITNLLNLRVDRNKVQMMTHKAMSDNSAFSLYDKRSEIDRAIEFFEATKDLDSEFFRYK; encoded by the coding sequence ATGATTAACTATCAGTTAAAAAGTAAGGACACGGAAAAAGCTCAGCCAGTTTATGCTTATATTACTGGTGTATTTAATAAGTCAAATGATCGATTAAAACTATCTATAGGGAAAACAATAAACCCAGATGATTTTGGTAAAAAGGGTGAGAATTATCGCTATAACTCACAATTAATAAAAACATCCAAGAAACCATCAGTTCTGGTATTTAAGCGAGCTTTAGAAGATTTTGAGAGTGCGGTTAGTAAAGTAGAATCTTATTTTATGGGGGTAGATTTAATACCATCAAAAGACCAATTCAAAGAGAAATTACTACAAAATCTTGGGAGAGAAAAAAAAGTTGTTGATAAAAAATCAGACGAAATTTTGGTTACTGATTTTATAGAGGATTATATTGAAGAGTCGAAAGAGTTGGTAAGAAAAGGACAGAAAAAGTTAGCTGACTCGTCAATGAGAAAATACATTCAAGTAAACACTCACGTCAAAAATTATCAAGAATTTATTGAAAAAAAAATATATGTACATGAGCTTAGTTATGATGTCTTTGTCTCAATGATTGATATTCTTAATAAAATAGCAATAGGTCAAATAAAATTAAAAGTAAATCACCAAAAAAGTAAGAGTCGTATAACAAATGAAGAAGGATATTCTTTAAATACTCTTAATACTTTTACGAGTCGTTTAAAATATATGCTTGGTGAAGCTCGCATAAGAGGTTATCATCTTCATCCAACATTACATCTTGACGACAAACGACTTGTCATAGGTGCGTGTAAAGGTTCAAAGGACTTCTATTTTGATGAAGATCTTTTATATAAAATATATAATCATCAAGCATTAACTAAGCCAACACAACACGCAAAGGATTATATTATGTTAGCAAGTACAACTGGTATGCGTCACCAGAGTGTTTCGTTGTTGCATGGTCAACAACCTCAACCAATCACAACTCCATCTGGTGTAGAATTTTTTGGTGTTAAAAATATATCAAATAAAACTGGTATAAAGTTATTAAGTCCTCTAATGAAACCAGCCCTTGAGGTTTATGATCGACTAGGAGAATTTCCTAAATATGAAAGTGTGACCACTATAACAAGGCAGATAAGAGCATTATTAACGGAAATGAAAGTAAATGATAAAGTAACTCTTGAACGTACTATTTATGGTGTAGGAAAGGTTAATGAAGTAAAGAAAATGACACAAGTTGCAAGTAGTCATGTTTGTCGCGCGAGCTTTATTACCAACCTTTTAAATCTTAGGGTTGACCGTAATAAAGTACAAATGATGACACATAAAGCGATGTCAGATAATAGTGCATTCAGCTTGTATGACAAAAGAAGCGAAATAGATAGAGCAATAGAGTTTTTCGAAGCAACAAAGGATTTGGATTCAGAATTTTTCAGATACAAATAA